Proteins found in one Anopheles aquasalis chromosome 3, idAnoAquaMG_Q_19, whole genome shotgun sequence genomic segment:
- the LOC126578958 gene encoding uncharacterized protein LOC126578958 isoform X2, whose product MDISTGYSPSDGIASGGPVGSYARSSYFNRRYYGGSTAGMDSRAQLHQRHLMGMDSASGDTPFPVREPPPQGYDPAGLSGGHYSGASYRGSYPMDTSSYHEPRDAGRSGYRSGYGGTHPASLRVHPELGNRGMYGSGTGSATPWYQLPQQHPYQHAQQMLRHQHRQQQLLQHQHQQQQPSATPRCYPMPPEHMYNMFNFNRYDCDDSNPACKTQINGREARNRAEKNRRDKLNGSIQELSAMVPHVAESPRRVDKTAVLRFSAHGLRVDYVFGKSKPEPSVKQEIQDSLFQMLNGFLLTVTCRGQIVLVSASVEQFLGHCQMDLYGQNLFSITHPDDHALLKQQLIPSNLGNLYDGTTGGALVTLRSPTRLEGGSGSTSHGSNAHDEEEDIDRKLGQDKRRFTIRLARAGPRSETTTYELVTIDGCFRRADSAPRPAGTGKQQHHQQQHQQQQGSGSSAMQMIRRARGRDDSMPLHSINGNDIVLIGIARVMKMPSICDRLIEACKYEYKTRHLIDGRIVQCDQRISIVAGYLTDEVSGLSPFTFMHRDDVRWVIVALRQMYDCNQNGESCYRLMARTGDFIYLKTRGYLEVDNDTKVVQSFVCINTLVSEEEGQRMVREMKRKFSVIVDKVELPDESGEPVVENPNQIEEAVLNLITNLQPDSDDKLLMTMPASPASSIKSGGIGDGVPLAIVAPEKDSVKSAIVKSMNVVSIAAKTMRQSRRQSETSEWSPMGGDQHCSNSSSSSCSTSTNAASPAGRTVADGPLSPAVVHSPSSAPSSLPHRPSVLQKGSTDGRPQQVGSPSLTDAPRVPPLPTSEHYFTQPFSPSQTGGASGGSVPLPVLSPASSLHSQRSNAHSPYSGFGGSVPSPPAFSGRIASGGYEGSGSGTRTTSVLKRTYSNSSISSLASSENFGDFETIDSKRMKPSTVPTELTACYNELINPSTDLTSFLPNSFDALDQSLLTMESTTASIREQVGNYPTLQDSHEQRLERIVEEQQEQREMLQSIQQEYRFQIHTNGGNVANVAPGVRANSVGEGGGGVGGNVTPQRTTSAVVTSMMHSVITTSAMRTSYGGASTGPKLEPGS is encoded by the exons ATGGACATTAGCACGGGTTACTCACCGAGCGATGGTATAGCGAGTGGTGGTCCGGTCGGATCTTACGCCAGATCGTCGTACTTTAACCGCCGTTACTACGGTGGATCCACTGCTGGAATGGATTCCCGGGCACAGCTTCACCAACGGCACCTGATGGGCATGGACAGTGCGTCCGGTGATACACCGTTTCCGGTacgggaaccaccaccacagggaTACGATCCCGCTGGACTAAGTGGCGGACATTATTCAGGGGCCTCGTACAGGGGCTCCTATCCGATGGACACCAGTTCCTATCACGAACCCCGGGACGCTGGTCGTAGTGGTTATCGTTCTGGTTACGGTGGTACGCATCCAGCATCGCTCCGTGTCCATCCTGAGCTGGGCAACAGGGGCATGTATGGTAGTGGTACCGGTTCTGCTACACCCTGGTATCAGTTACCTCAACAACATCCGTACCAACATGCACAGCAGATGCtgcggcatcagcatcggcagcaacaactactgcagcaccagcatcagcaacagcaaccgtccGCTACACCTCGATGCTATCCGATGCCACCGGAACATATGTACAACATGTTCAACTTTAACAG ATACGATTGTGACGACTCGAACCCGGCTTGCAAGACGCAAAT AAATGGGCGCGAGGCACGCAACCGCGCAGAAAAGAACCGCCGCGACAAGCTTAATGGATCGATACAGGAACTGTCGGCGATGGTGCCGCACGTCGCCGAATCGCCCCGGCGCGTCGACAAGACGGCCGTGCTGCGATTTTCGGCCCACGGGCTGCGGGTAGATTATG TGTTTGGCAAATCAAAACCGGAACCATCGGTCAAACAGGAAATCCAGGACTCGCTGTTCCAGATGCTGAACGGTTTTCTGCTGACGGTTACGTGCCGAGGTCAGATCGTACTAGTGTCGGCCTCCGTCGAACAGTTCCTGGGCCACTGTCAG ATGGATCTTTATGGGCAGAATTTGTTCAGCATCACGCACCCGGACGATCATGCActgctgaagcagcagctcatACCGTCCAATCTCGGCAACCTGTACGATGGTACGACGGGAGGAGCCTTGGTTACGCTCCGTAGCCCGACGAGACTCGaaggcggcagcggcagcactaGTCACGGATCGAATGCgcacgacgaggaagaggacatCGATCGGAAACTGGGACAGGACAAGCGGCGGTTCACCATTCG TTTGGCACGTGCAGGTCCACGGTCTGAGACGACGACCTACGAATTGGTGACCATCGATGGATGCTTTCGGCGAGCGGATTCGGCACCACGACCCGCCGGCACCgggaaacagcagcaccatcaacagcagcatcagcagcaacaaggcaGCGGATCGTCCGCTATGCAAATGATACGACGTGCCCGGGGCCGGGATGATAGCATGCCGTTGCACAGCATCAACGGGAATGATATT GTTTTAATAGGAATAGCGCGCGTAATGAAGATGCCATCTATCTGTGATCGTTTGATTGAGGCTTGCAAGTATGAGTACAAAACGCGCCACCTGATCGACGGGCGAATCGTGCAGTGTGACCAGCGGATATCGATCGTAGCCGGCTACCTGACGGATGAGGTATCGGGCCTTTCCCCGTTCACCTTCATGCACCGGGACGATGTCCGTTGGGTGATCGTAGCCTTGCGACAAA TGTACGACTGTAACCAGAATGGAGAATCCTGCTACCGGTTGATGGCCCGTACCGGCGATTTTATCTATCTGAAGacacggggctacctggaggTGGACAACGATACCAAAGTGGTGCAGTCGTTCGTGTGCATCAATACACTCGTCTCGGAAGAGGAAGGCCAACGGATGGTGCGCGAGATGAAGCGCAAGTTCTCCGTGATCGTCGATAAGGTGGAGCTGCCCGATGAGAGCGGTGAGCCGGTGGTTGAGAATCCGAACCAGATCGAGGAGGCGGTCCTGAATCTCATCACCAACCTGCAGCCGGACAGCGACGATAAGCTACTGATGACGATGCCGGCGTCACCGGCCAGTAGCATCAAATCCGGAGGCATAGGTGATGGAGTTCCGTTGGCGATTGTTGCCCCGGAGAAGGACTCGGTCAAGTCAGCAATCGTGAAGAGCATGAATGTGGTTTCGATCGCCGCAAAAACGATGCGCCAATCGAGACGCCAATCGGAGACGTCCGAATGGTCACCGATGGGTGGCGATCAGCActgtagcaacagtagcagtagcagctgtaGTACGAGCACTAATGCGGCCAGCCCAGCTGGACGAACGGTGGCTGATGGGCCGCTATCACCGGCCGTGGTTCATTCACCTTCAtcggcaccatcatcgttaCCTCATAGACCGTCCGTGCTGCAGAAGGGAAGCACGGACGGTAGACCGCAACAGGTGGGATCACCGTCTTTGACGGACGCGCCAAGAGTGCCTCCGTTGCCGACCTCGGAACACTATTTCACGCAACCGTTCTCCCCGTCGCAAAcgggtggtgctagtggtggttcAGTTCCGCTGCCCGTTCTGTCCCCGGCCTCATCGCTGCACAGTCAGCGAAGCAACGCCCATAGTCCGTACAGTGGCTTCGGTGGAAGTGTCCCTTCTCCACCGGCCTTCAGTGGGCGAATTGCCAGCGGAGGCTACGAGGGATCGGGCAGTGGTACTCGCACAACGAGCGTCCTAAAGCGCACCtacagtaacagcagcatcagcagtctAGCATCTTCGGAGAACTTTGGTGATTTTGAGACCATCGATAGTAAGCGAATGAAACCGAGCACGGTGCCGACGGAGTTAACCGCTTGCTACAACGAGCTGATCAATCCAAGCACAG ACTTGACGTCCTTTCTACCGAACTCATTTGATGCTCTGGATCAATCGCTGCTCACGATGGAATCGACGACGGCTAGTATACGAGAACAGGTCGGCAACTATCCAACGCTTCAAGATTCGCATGAACAACGATTGGAGAGGATAGTG GAAGAACAGCAGGAACAGCGTGAGATGCTACAGTCAATTCAGCAGGAGTACCGTTTTCAGATACACACCAATGGTGGAAACGTCGCAAACGTTGCTCCTGGTGTGCGAGCAAACTCCGTCGGAGAAGGAGGCGGAGGCGTAGGAGGAAATGTAACCCCACAAAGAACTACCTCGGCAGTCGTTACATCGATGATGCACTCGGTCATCACGACGAGTGCCATGCGAACGTCTTACGGTGGTGCTTCGACCGGTCCCAAGCTGGAACCAGGGAGTTAA
- the LOC126578958 gene encoding endothelial PAS domain-containing protein 1-like isoform X1 — protein MDSASGDTPFPVREPPPQGYDPAGLSGGHYSGASYRGSYPMDTSSYHEPRDAGRSGYRSGYGGTHPASLRVHPELGNRGMYGSGTGSATPWYQLPQQHPYQHAQQMLRHQHRQQQLLQHQHQQQQPSATPRCYPMPPEHMYNMFNFNRNGREARNRAEKNRRDKLNGSIQELSAMVPHVAESPRRVDKTAVLRFSAHGLRVDYVFGKSKPEPSVKQEIQDSLFQMLNGFLLTVTCRGQIVLVSASVEQFLGHCQMDLYGQNLFSITHPDDHALLKQQLIPSNLGNLYDGTTGGALVTLRSPTRLEGGSGSTSHGSNAHDEEEDIDRKLGQDKRRFTIRLARAGPRSETTTYELVTIDGCFRRADSAPRPAGTGKQQHHQQQHQQQQGSGSSAMQMIRRARGRDDSMPLHSINGNDIVLIGIARVMKMPSICDRLIEACKYEYKTRHLIDGRIVQCDQRISIVAGYLTDEVSGLSPFTFMHRDDVRWVIVALRQMYDCNQNGESCYRLMARTGDFIYLKTRGYLEVDNDTKVVQSFVCINTLVSEEEGQRMVREMKRKFSVIVDKVELPDESGEPVVENPNQIEEAVLNLITNLQPDSDDKLLMTMPASPASSIKSGGIGDGVPLAIVAPEKDSVKSAIVKSMNVVSIAAKTMRQSRRQSETSEWSPMGGDQHCSNSSSSSCSTSTNAASPAGRTVADGPLSPAVVHSPSSAPSSLPHRPSVLQKGSTDGRPQQVGSPSLTDAPRVPPLPTSEHYFTQPFSPSQTGGASGGSVPLPVLSPASSLHSQRSNAHSPYSGFGGSVPSPPAFSGRIASGGYEGSGSGTRTTSVLKRTYSNSSISSLASSENFGDFETIDSKRMKPSTVPTELTACYNELINPSTDLTSFLPNSFDALDQSLLTMESTTASIREQVGNYPTLQDSHEQRLERIVEEQQEQREMLQSIQQEYRFQIHTNGGNVANVAPGVRANSVGEGGGGVGGNVTPQRTTSAVVTSMMHSVITTSAMRTSYGGASTGPKLEPGS, from the exons ATGGACAGTGCGTCCGGTGATACACCGTTTCCGGTacgggaaccaccaccacagggaTACGATCCCGCTGGACTAAGTGGCGGACATTATTCAGGGGCCTCGTACAGGGGCTCCTATCCGATGGACACCAGTTCCTATCACGAACCCCGGGACGCTGGTCGTAGTGGTTATCGTTCTGGTTACGGTGGTACGCATCCAGCATCGCTCCGTGTCCATCCTGAGCTGGGCAACAGGGGCATGTATGGTAGTGGTACCGGTTCTGCTACACCCTGGTATCAGTTACCTCAACAACATCCGTACCAACATGCACAGCAGATGCtgcggcatcagcatcggcagcaacaactactgcagcaccagcatcagcaacagcaaccgtccGCTACACCTCGATGCTATCCGATGCCACCGGAACATATGTACAACATGTTCAACTTTAACAG AAATGGGCGCGAGGCACGCAACCGCGCAGAAAAGAACCGCCGCGACAAGCTTAATGGATCGATACAGGAACTGTCGGCGATGGTGCCGCACGTCGCCGAATCGCCCCGGCGCGTCGACAAGACGGCCGTGCTGCGATTTTCGGCCCACGGGCTGCGGGTAGATTATG TGTTTGGCAAATCAAAACCGGAACCATCGGTCAAACAGGAAATCCAGGACTCGCTGTTCCAGATGCTGAACGGTTTTCTGCTGACGGTTACGTGCCGAGGTCAGATCGTACTAGTGTCGGCCTCCGTCGAACAGTTCCTGGGCCACTGTCAG ATGGATCTTTATGGGCAGAATTTGTTCAGCATCACGCACCCGGACGATCATGCActgctgaagcagcagctcatACCGTCCAATCTCGGCAACCTGTACGATGGTACGACGGGAGGAGCCTTGGTTACGCTCCGTAGCCCGACGAGACTCGaaggcggcagcggcagcactaGTCACGGATCGAATGCgcacgacgaggaagaggacatCGATCGGAAACTGGGACAGGACAAGCGGCGGTTCACCATTCG TTTGGCACGTGCAGGTCCACGGTCTGAGACGACGACCTACGAATTGGTGACCATCGATGGATGCTTTCGGCGAGCGGATTCGGCACCACGACCCGCCGGCACCgggaaacagcagcaccatcaacagcagcatcagcagcaacaaggcaGCGGATCGTCCGCTATGCAAATGATACGACGTGCCCGGGGCCGGGATGATAGCATGCCGTTGCACAGCATCAACGGGAATGATATT GTTTTAATAGGAATAGCGCGCGTAATGAAGATGCCATCTATCTGTGATCGTTTGATTGAGGCTTGCAAGTATGAGTACAAAACGCGCCACCTGATCGACGGGCGAATCGTGCAGTGTGACCAGCGGATATCGATCGTAGCCGGCTACCTGACGGATGAGGTATCGGGCCTTTCCCCGTTCACCTTCATGCACCGGGACGATGTCCGTTGGGTGATCGTAGCCTTGCGACAAA TGTACGACTGTAACCAGAATGGAGAATCCTGCTACCGGTTGATGGCCCGTACCGGCGATTTTATCTATCTGAAGacacggggctacctggaggTGGACAACGATACCAAAGTGGTGCAGTCGTTCGTGTGCATCAATACACTCGTCTCGGAAGAGGAAGGCCAACGGATGGTGCGCGAGATGAAGCGCAAGTTCTCCGTGATCGTCGATAAGGTGGAGCTGCCCGATGAGAGCGGTGAGCCGGTGGTTGAGAATCCGAACCAGATCGAGGAGGCGGTCCTGAATCTCATCACCAACCTGCAGCCGGACAGCGACGATAAGCTACTGATGACGATGCCGGCGTCACCGGCCAGTAGCATCAAATCCGGAGGCATAGGTGATGGAGTTCCGTTGGCGATTGTTGCCCCGGAGAAGGACTCGGTCAAGTCAGCAATCGTGAAGAGCATGAATGTGGTTTCGATCGCCGCAAAAACGATGCGCCAATCGAGACGCCAATCGGAGACGTCCGAATGGTCACCGATGGGTGGCGATCAGCActgtagcaacagtagcagtagcagctgtaGTACGAGCACTAATGCGGCCAGCCCAGCTGGACGAACGGTGGCTGATGGGCCGCTATCACCGGCCGTGGTTCATTCACCTTCAtcggcaccatcatcgttaCCTCATAGACCGTCCGTGCTGCAGAAGGGAAGCACGGACGGTAGACCGCAACAGGTGGGATCACCGTCTTTGACGGACGCGCCAAGAGTGCCTCCGTTGCCGACCTCGGAACACTATTTCACGCAACCGTTCTCCCCGTCGCAAAcgggtggtgctagtggtggttcAGTTCCGCTGCCCGTTCTGTCCCCGGCCTCATCGCTGCACAGTCAGCGAAGCAACGCCCATAGTCCGTACAGTGGCTTCGGTGGAAGTGTCCCTTCTCCACCGGCCTTCAGTGGGCGAATTGCCAGCGGAGGCTACGAGGGATCGGGCAGTGGTACTCGCACAACGAGCGTCCTAAAGCGCACCtacagtaacagcagcatcagcagtctAGCATCTTCGGAGAACTTTGGTGATTTTGAGACCATCGATAGTAAGCGAATGAAACCGAGCACGGTGCCGACGGAGTTAACCGCTTGCTACAACGAGCTGATCAATCCAAGCACAG ACTTGACGTCCTTTCTACCGAACTCATTTGATGCTCTGGATCAATCGCTGCTCACGATGGAATCGACGACGGCTAGTATACGAGAACAGGTCGGCAACTATCCAACGCTTCAAGATTCGCATGAACAACGATTGGAGAGGATAGTG GAAGAACAGCAGGAACAGCGTGAGATGCTACAGTCAATTCAGCAGGAGTACCGTTTTCAGATACACACCAATGGTGGAAACGTCGCAAACGTTGCTCCTGGTGTGCGAGCAAACTCCGTCGGAGAAGGAGGCGGAGGCGTAGGAGGAAATGTAACCCCACAAAGAACTACCTCGGCAGTCGTTACATCGATGATGCACTCGGTCATCACGACGAGTGCCATGCGAACGTCTTACGGTGGTGCTTCGACCGGTCCCAAGCTGGAACCAGGGAGTTAA
- the LOC126577764 gene encoding JNK-interacting protein 1, with product MADTEFEELRQNLDALPTFRRAPAPFYSLVGDVELDLEDSPSSKSEASDHDEEEEEDECRRSSVGTMDGLTSVGDPVPKGTPSKTQQIIQTISAISTSSSSSTGEEDDELGDGLRTTVSTAGDHQRKSSATGQNLHHHHIEDYQEQSLGCGSSGPDSLLSVTPHTASEVDADESTTSKVPPLTGASTAAPSLPVQAGTAATSAQLARTSSLPWIPGQVERRRRKLPEIPKNRKSSVLQLLTGQASLADELSASSSSSNRTSGKLNSNPYTAAPSHHGAPGSFFKQSSLLALKCSYLLDEDSSPDSERLQSLGDVDSGHSTAHSPNDYKSMSPPVPQAASPVTSPFPPPYGGVPFSQLEMLEATHRALHKFIPRHHDEIEIEIGDPVYVQKEAEDLWCEGVNLRTGRQGIFPSAYAVDLDYNDFDPTSIEMKRERYLLGYLGSVETMAHKGTGVVCQAVRKIVGNTTGTSSESPKAQPCILEISDQGLRMVDRSRNKKTKGPCIDYFYSLKNVSFCAFHPRDHRYIGFITKHPTVQRFACHVFQGTESTRPVAEAVGRAFQRFYQKFIETAYPIEDIYID from the exons GTTGGTGGGTGACGTCGAGCTGGACCTGGAAGATAGTCCATCATCGAAGAGCGAAGCCTCAGAccacgatgaggaggaggaagaggacgagtgTCGGCGGTCGAGCGTCGGCACCATGGATGGTCTCACATCGGTCGGCGATCCAGTGCCGAAAGGGACCCCGAGCAAAACGCAGCAGATCATACAGACGATCAGTGCGatcagcacgagcagcagtagcagtacgGGCGAGGAAGACGACGAGCTCGGTGATGGGCTGCGGACCACCGTAAGCACGGCAGGGGATCATCAGCGGAAATCATCGGCAACCGGTCAGaaccttcaccatcaccacatcgAGGACTATCAGGAGCAATCGCTTGGTTGCGGTAGCTCCGGACCGGACAGTTTGCTCTCCGtgacaccgcacaccgcatcGGAAGTGGACGCAGACGAATCGACCACTAGCAAGGTTCCACCGCTCACAGGCGCCAGTACCGCCGCACCATCGCTACCGGTCCAAGCAGGCACCGCAGCGACCAGTGCACAGCTTGCTCGGACCAGCTCACTTCCCTGGATACCGGGTCAGGTCGAGCGACGACGGCGCAAGTTGCCGGAGATTCCGAAGAATCGAAAAT CTTCCGTGTTGCAGCTGCTCACCGGACAAGCGTCACTGGCGGATGAGCTGagtgctagcagcagcagcagcaatcgtacCAGCGGCAAGCTAAACAGCAATCCGTACACCGCGGCCCCCTCCCATCACGGTGCGCCGGGCAGTTTCTTCAAGCAGAGCTCACTGCTTGCCCTCAAATGTAGCTACCTGCTGGACGAGGACTCGAGCCCGGACTCGGAGCGGTTGCAGAGCCTCGGTGATGTGGATAGTGGCCACAGTACGGCACACTCACCGAACGACTACAAGAGCATGTCGCCCCCGGTCCCGCAGGCGGCCTCACCGGTCACCTCACCCTTCccaccaccgtacggtggTGTACCGTTCAGTCAGCTCGAGATGCTCGAGGCAACACACCGCGCCCTGCACAAGTTCATCCCACGGCACCAcgacgagatcgagatcgagatcggtgATCCGGTGTACGTGCAGAAGGAGGCCGAGGATCTGTGGTGCGAGGGCGTAAACCTGCGCACTGGGCGCCAAGGTATCTTCCCCTCAGCGTACGCCGTCGATCTCGATTACAATGATTTCGATCCGACGTCGATCGAGATGAAGCGCGAACGGTACCTTCTCGGTTACCTCGGTTCGGTGGAAACGATGGCCCACAAGGGCACGGGTGTCGTGTGCCAGGCGGTCCGCAAGATTGTCGGCAACAcgaccggcaccagcagtgAGTCACCGAAAGCACAACCCTGCATACTGGAGATCTCCGATCAAGGCTTGCGCATGGTCGATCGGTCGAGG AACAAGAAAACCAAGGGCCCCTGTATAGACTACTTCTACTCGCTGAAGAACGTGTCGTTCTGCGCGTTCCATCCACGTGATCACCGGTACATCGGCTTCATCACCAAACACCCGACGGTGCAGCGGTTCGCGTGTCACGTTTTCCAGGGAACGGAATCCACCCGACCGGTAGCGGAGGCCGTGGG ACGAGCATTCCAGCGATTCTACCAGAAGTTTATAGAAACGGCATATCCGATCGAAGACATCTACATAGATTAA